In one window of Paludisphaera rhizosphaerae DNA:
- the sufD gene encoding Fe-S cluster assembly protein SufD, with translation MSSSPSATTTAHAGFTEDAFEAFLKGRDEPGWLVDRRRQAFARFQAFAWPTSRDEEWRRTDIRAFKPAEFGPPALVEPSSSAKAAFDGLWEGLSSHYATGVEHVDGAVVRRPDPAKLGGAVFVDLETAVKDHPEILRDHLLTDVVKPSDDVLAALHAAFWSGGSLLYVPKGVKVELPLFSIAGMSADGRVDFGHTLVVLEEGAEATLVRETASAGRGDKPGLHIGALEVLQKASSHLRLVNIQNWDDATWHFTRERAVVGADATLQWTVGALGSRLSKVNQEVALAGKGASAQVNGVMFTTGRQHLAYFTRQDHQAPHTTSDLLYKGGLKDRSRVVWKGMIRVEKDAQRTDAYQKNDDLILSDSARADSIPGLEIEANDVRCTHGATAGRVDEEMIFLCQARGIPRETAVRLIVEGFFANVYDRITLDPVRETLRGAVAAKLGDS, from the coding sequence ATGAGTAGCAGCCCTTCCGCGACGACGACGGCCCATGCCGGGTTCACTGAAGACGCTTTCGAGGCGTTTCTGAAGGGGCGGGACGAGCCCGGTTGGCTCGTCGACCGCCGCCGGCAGGCGTTTGCGCGGTTTCAGGCGTTCGCCTGGCCGACCTCGCGCGACGAGGAGTGGCGGCGGACCGACATCCGCGCCTTCAAGCCGGCCGAGTTCGGGCCCCCCGCCCTCGTCGAGCCCTCGTCGTCCGCCAAGGCCGCCTTCGACGGGCTCTGGGAAGGGCTGTCGTCCCACTACGCGACGGGCGTCGAGCACGTCGACGGCGCGGTCGTGCGTCGGCCTGACCCGGCGAAGCTCGGCGGCGCGGTCTTCGTCGACCTGGAGACGGCCGTCAAGGACCATCCGGAGATCCTCCGCGACCACCTGCTGACCGACGTCGTCAAGCCGTCGGACGACGTCCTCGCGGCGCTTCATGCGGCCTTCTGGAGCGGCGGTTCGCTGCTGTACGTCCCGAAGGGCGTGAAGGTCGAACTCCCGCTGTTCAGCATCGCCGGCATGTCGGCCGACGGCCGCGTCGACTTCGGCCACACGCTGGTCGTGCTGGAAGAAGGTGCCGAGGCCACTCTCGTCCGCGAAACGGCGAGCGCCGGCCGCGGCGACAAGCCGGGGCTGCACATTGGGGCTCTTGAGGTCCTCCAGAAGGCGTCGTCGCACCTCCGTCTGGTCAACATCCAGAACTGGGACGACGCCACCTGGCACTTCACCCGCGAGCGGGCCGTCGTCGGGGCCGACGCGACCCTCCAGTGGACCGTTGGGGCCCTGGGCTCGCGGCTGTCGAAGGTCAACCAGGAGGTCGCGTTGGCCGGCAAGGGGGCCTCGGCCCAGGTCAACGGCGTGATGTTCACGACCGGCCGCCAGCACCTCGCCTACTTCACGCGACAGGACCACCAGGCGCCTCACACCACGAGCGACCTCCTCTACAAGGGGGGCCTCAAGGACCGCTCTCGGGTCGTCTGGAAGGGGATGATCCGCGTCGAGAAGGACGCCCAGCGCACCGACGCTTACCAGAAGAACGACGACCTGATCCTCTCGGATTCGGCCCGGGCGGATTCGATCCCCGGCCTGGAGATCGAGGCCAACGACGTCCGTTGCACTCACGGCGCCACCGCCGGCCGCGTGGACGAGGAAATGATCTTCCTCTGCCAGGCCCGCGGCATCCCCCGCGAGACGGCCGTCCGGCTGATCGTCGAGGGCTTCTTCGCCAACGTCTACGACCGAATCACCCTCGACCCCGTTCGCGAAACCCTTCGCGGGGCCGTCGCGGCGAAACTCGGGGATTCTTGA
- the cyaB gene encoding class IV adenylate cyclase: MGYEVEVKYRGVDHDALARALEALKAEPLGSVDEEDLYYNHPARDFAATNEAFRIRCIGDDNRITYKGPKEAGPTKTREEIEISFEPGEEGRELLARMFDRLSFRRVAVVRKRRTSYRLTFHNREATVTLDRAEDLGDFAEVETLAEDREDLPRAQSAVLELAAKLGLSEVEPRSYLRMLLEGKSRARE, translated from the coding sequence ATGGGATATGAGGTCGAGGTCAAGTATCGCGGGGTCGACCACGACGCCCTGGCCCGTGCACTTGAGGCACTGAAGGCGGAGCCGCTCGGTTCCGTCGACGAGGAGGATCTGTACTACAACCATCCCGCGCGCGACTTCGCCGCGACCAACGAAGCGTTCCGCATCCGCTGCATCGGCGACGACAATCGGATCACCTACAAGGGCCCCAAGGAGGCCGGGCCGACGAAGACTCGCGAGGAGATCGAGATCTCCTTCGAGCCTGGCGAGGAAGGCCGTGAACTGCTCGCCCGGATGTTCGACCGCTTGAGCTTTCGCCGCGTGGCCGTCGTCCGCAAGCGCCGGACGTCGTATCGGCTGACCTTCCACAACCGCGAGGCCACCGTCACGCTCGACCGCGCCGAGGACCTGGGCGACTTCGCCGAGGTTGAGACGCTCGCCGAGGATCGCGAGGATCTCCCTCGGGCGCAGTCCGCCGTCCTGGAACTGGCGGCGAAGCTCGGCCTCTCCGAGGTCGAGCCCCGTTCGTACCTGCGGATGCTGCTGGAAGGGAAGTCTCGGGCAAGGGAGTGA
- a CDS encoding sulfurtransferase, with product MGEAYAHPEALVSTQWVQDHLDDPKVRIVESDEDLLLYDLGHVPGAVRIDWQGDLQDQVVRDYINADRFAELCSKSGISSDTTVVFYGDKSNWWACYAFWAFTLFGHKNLKIMNGGRKLWIDESRPLTRETPAYPRTDYKVAGGDEAAIRAFRDDVLAHMKAGGKLIDVRSPKEFTGEMQHMEDYPQEGALRAGHIPGAKSVPWSRAVDDEGKFKSVPELKTIFEKEAGLKPADDVVAYCRIGERSSLTWFVLTYLLGYPRVRNYDGSWTEWGNLVRAPIERGPGA from the coding sequence ATGGGAGAAGCGTACGCTCATCCCGAGGCTCTCGTCTCGACTCAGTGGGTTCAGGACCATCTCGACGATCCCAAGGTGCGGATCGTCGAGAGCGACGAAGACCTCTTGCTCTACGACCTGGGCCACGTCCCGGGGGCCGTCCGGATCGACTGGCAGGGAGACCTCCAGGATCAGGTCGTCCGCGACTACATCAACGCCGATCGGTTCGCCGAACTCTGCTCGAAGAGCGGCATCAGCTCGGACACGACGGTTGTCTTCTATGGCGACAAGTCGAACTGGTGGGCCTGCTACGCCTTCTGGGCGTTCACGCTCTTCGGCCACAAGAACCTGAAGATCATGAACGGCGGTCGAAAGCTCTGGATCGATGAGAGCCGGCCCCTCACGCGTGAAACCCCCGCGTACCCTCGGACCGATTACAAGGTCGCGGGCGGCGACGAGGCGGCCATTCGCGCCTTCCGTGACGACGTGCTCGCCCACATGAAGGCCGGCGGCAAGCTGATCGACGTCCGCAGCCCCAAGGAATTCACCGGCGAGATGCAGCACATGGAGGACTACCCCCAGGAGGGAGCCCTCCGCGCCGGCCACATCCCTGGGGCCAAGAGCGTCCCCTGGAGCCGCGCCGTCGACGACGAAGGCAAGTTCAAGTCGGTCCCCGAGCTAAAGACGATTTTCGAGAAGGAAGCCGGGCTGAAGCCGGCCGACGACGTCGTCGCTTATTGCCGGATCGGCGAGCGTTCCAGCCTGACGTGGTTCGTGCTGACGTACCTGCTCGGATACCCGCGTGTCCGCAATTACGACGGCTCCTGGACTGAGTGGGGCAACCTGGTCCGCGCGCCGATCGAGCGTGGGCCCGGCGCCTGA
- a CDS encoding SufE family protein, translated as MPAALDAIIDELRESDRQERIDLLIDFAKNLPPLPPELEARKDAEHRVEECQSPVYLFVEMIGDRVALYGDAPAEAPTVRGFVSLLLEGLNGAAPEDVLKVPGDLVDRCGLTEVLGMLRVRGLAGVLRRIKRDVARVAMLQHAGH; from the coding sequence ATGCCAGCCGCCCTCGACGCTATTATCGACGAACTACGCGAGTCCGACCGCCAGGAGCGGATCGACCTCTTGATCGATTTCGCCAAGAACCTGCCGCCGCTCCCCCCAGAGCTGGAGGCGCGGAAGGACGCCGAGCATCGCGTGGAGGAATGCCAGTCGCCGGTCTATCTGTTCGTCGAGATGATCGGTGATCGGGTCGCCCTCTACGGCGACGCCCCGGCCGAAGCGCCCACCGTTCGCGGCTTCGTCTCGCTGCTGCTGGAAGGGCTCAACGGCGCGGCCCCAGAGGACGTGTTGAAGGTCCCCGGCGACCTCGTGGACCGCTGCGGGTTGACCGAAGTCCTGGGGATGCTGCGCGTCCGCGGCCTCGCAGGGGTGCTCCGCCGTATCAAGCGCGACGTGGCTCGGGTCGCCATGCTTCAGCACGCAGGGCATTGA
- a CDS encoding non-heme iron oxygenase ferredoxin subunit: MLKTVKIAEASELAPGDRKVVEVDGRDVALFRIGDEYYAIDDVCTHDGGPLADGELDGTCIECPRHGARFDVRTGAVLCFPAVEPVPAHPVEVRDDGVYIRLDD; encoded by the coding sequence ATGTTGAAAACCGTCAAAATCGCCGAGGCGTCCGAACTCGCCCCCGGCGACCGCAAGGTCGTCGAGGTGGATGGCCGCGACGTGGCCCTCTTCCGGATCGGCGACGAATACTACGCCATCGACGACGTCTGCACGCATGACGGCGGACCGCTCGCTGATGGGGAACTGGACGGAACCTGCATCGAATGCCCCCGCCACGGGGCGCGATTCGACGTCCGCACTGGCGCCGTCCTCTGCTTCCCGGCCGTCGAGCCGGTCCCGGCTCATCCCGTCGAGGTCCGCGACGACGGCGTCTACATCCGGCTCGACGACTGA
- a CDS encoding nucleoside deaminase: MSESRPSPSVRIRRMTLGLALGLGFPLGLFWMAPGATSGTTMGFIQVPSDAPRITAEQVYARFPKAKHEEFMRRAIANSRKAGVEYKTGGAFGAVIVDASGTVIADGMNHVVAQNDPTWHGEMHAIRQACALLKKPKLEGCILYTSSEPCPMCLATAYWAGVDGILYGAKVEDSKKYGNFDDEFIYAQFASPAKDRAISQQSLLRDEAVEVWKEYHNRKDKVDY, from the coding sequence ATGAGCGAATCCCGTCCGAGCCCGAGCGTTCGTATCCGTCGGATGACCCTGGGACTGGCTCTGGGCCTGGGCTTTCCGCTCGGCCTTTTCTGGATGGCGCCCGGCGCGACGTCCGGGACGACCATGGGCTTCATCCAGGTCCCCAGCGATGCTCCGCGGATCACCGCCGAACAGGTTTACGCCCGCTTTCCCAAGGCGAAGCATGAGGAGTTCATGCGCCGGGCGATCGCCAACTCCCGGAAGGCCGGGGTCGAATACAAAACCGGCGGCGCGTTCGGCGCGGTGATCGTAGACGCATCGGGAACGGTGATCGCCGACGGGATGAACCACGTCGTCGCCCAGAATGATCCCACCTGGCACGGCGAGATGCACGCGATCCGCCAGGCCTGCGCTCTGCTGAAGAAGCCCAAGCTGGAAGGCTGCATTCTCTATACGTCGTCGGAGCCTTGCCCGATGTGCCTGGCCACCGCCTACTGGGCCGGCGTCGACGGCATCCTCTACGGGGCCAAGGTCGAGGATTCGAAGAAGTACGGCAACTTCGACGACGAATTCATCTACGCCCAGTTCGCCTCGCCGGCCAAGGATCGCGCGATCTCCCAGCAGTCCTTGCTGCGCGACGAGGCTGTGGAGGTCTGGAAGGAGTACCATAATCGCAAGGACAAGGTCGACTACTGA
- a CDS encoding metallophosphoesterase family protein yields the protein MPIHLPPTSRRAFLQSLAFGGAALTVPGARAALALRDEPGGYVALLADCHIDASPDKVVRQHFNLSANLRAVVDDILAQPKPPAAVAVLGDLALKDGQSGDYSQFLSLLKPIRERGIPVHLTLGNHDDRDHFRQAIDRHDDVAAGHCASVVDAAGLRLAMLDTLDHVNDVPGVVGEGQLAWLSKTLDAAPNVPTLVLMHHHPSPTPEPPKGALQDTAALMDVIRPRKQVKALLFGHTHVWQRSEVDGVHCVNLPAVAYHFETPQPLGWCRLEPRRDGSAATIELNCTGGERTRDGERVELTWRGA from the coding sequence ATGCCGATCCACCTGCCCCCGACTTCCCGCCGCGCCTTCCTCCAAAGCCTCGCCTTCGGCGGTGCCGCCCTGACCGTCCCCGGCGCCCGCGCGGCGCTGGCCCTTCGCGACGAGCCCGGCGGCTACGTCGCGCTGTTGGCCGACTGCCACATCGACGCCTCGCCCGACAAGGTCGTGCGTCAACACTTCAATCTCAGCGCCAATCTCCGGGCCGTCGTCGACGACATCCTGGCGCAGCCGAAGCCTCCTGCGGCCGTCGCGGTCCTCGGCGATCTCGCCTTGAAGGATGGCCAGTCGGGCGATTACTCCCAGTTCCTCTCTCTTCTCAAGCCGATCCGCGAACGGGGGATCCCTGTCCACCTGACGCTCGGCAACCACGACGACCGCGATCATTTCCGCCAGGCGATTGACCGGCATGACGATGTGGCCGCGGGCCATTGCGCGAGCGTCGTCGACGCCGCCGGACTGCGGTTGGCGATGCTCGACACACTTGACCACGTGAACGACGTGCCAGGCGTCGTTGGAGAGGGGCAGTTGGCCTGGCTGTCGAAGACGCTCGACGCCGCCCCGAACGTCCCCACCCTCGTCCTCATGCACCATCACCCGTCCCCCACGCCCGAGCCCCCCAAGGGAGCCCTGCAGGACACCGCTGCGCTGATGGACGTGATCAGGCCGCGCAAGCAGGTGAAGGCGCTGCTGTTCGGTCACACTCACGTCTGGCAGCGAAGCGAGGTCGACGGCGTCCACTGCGTGAATCTTCCGGCCGTCGCCTACCACTTTGAGACGCCTCAGCCGCTGGGCTGGTGTCGACTGGAGCCCCGGCGCGACGGCTCCGCGGCGACGATCGAGTTGAACTGCACAGGCGGCGAGCGCACCCGCGACGGCGAGCGCGTCGAACTGACCTGGCGCGGCGCTTGA
- a CDS encoding carbon storage regulator: MIIIPREVGEGVVIGDDVVVTVVEIRGDHVRLAIEYPDDSTVECGEERSRVLTYRDVLLSSLSS; this comes from the coding sequence GTGATCATCATCCCCAGGGAAGTGGGCGAAGGCGTCGTGATCGGCGACGACGTGGTCGTCACGGTCGTGGAGATTCGCGGCGACCATGTGCGGTTGGCCATCGAGTATCCGGACGATTCGACCGTCGAGTGCGGGGAAGAGCGGTCTCGGGTTCTGACCTATCGCGACGTCCTGCTGTCGTCGCTCTCGTCGTGA
- a CDS encoding S24 family peptidase has product MARRLNLPARTWYNYETGVTVPAEILLAFIELTGASPNYLVSGEGARYASASEDRPVADLSPIELIRRGLEKLERERAVHPPVELDGKLHTCPENGEFLAVPVFLPEDLMGPVVDPALAVGRVMAFRQWLPNPSATIAVKVADDAMNPMLPRGSIVAIDRSDTDPSDLQGKIVAVRHDGELMIRWLDGSGRHLILRPNQPGRAHPLIPIDISEAVPGFLVGRVVWSWSRFDEA; this is encoded by the coding sequence TTGGCTCGTCGGCTGAATTTGCCGGCGCGCACCTGGTACAACTATGAAACCGGCGTGACGGTTCCCGCCGAGATCCTGTTGGCTTTCATCGAGCTGACGGGGGCGTCGCCTAATTATCTCGTATCGGGGGAGGGGGCTCGGTACGCCTCCGCGAGCGAAGATCGGCCGGTAGCCGACCTCTCGCCGATCGAGCTGATTCGTCGAGGCCTGGAGAAACTGGAGCGTGAGCGGGCGGTTCATCCGCCCGTCGAACTCGACGGGAAGTTGCACACGTGCCCGGAGAACGGCGAGTTCCTGGCCGTGCCTGTCTTCTTGCCTGAAGACCTGATGGGGCCGGTGGTCGACCCGGCGCTGGCCGTGGGTCGGGTGATGGCTTTCCGTCAGTGGCTCCCCAACCCCTCGGCGACGATCGCCGTGAAGGTAGCCGACGACGCCATGAATCCCATGTTGCCGCGGGGCTCGATCGTCGCGATCGACCGCAGCGACACCGATCCGTCCGATCTTCAGGGGAAGATCGTCGCGGTGCGGCACGACGGCGAACTGATGATCCGCTGGCTCGACGGCAGCGGCCGACACCTGATCCTTCGCCCCAACCAACCTGGCCGCGCCCATCCGCTGATCCCCATCGATATCAGTGAGGCAGTCCCCGGCTTCCTTGTCGGCCGGGTGGTCTGGTCGTGGAGTCGATTCGACGAAGCCTGA
- the lpxB gene encoding lipid-A-disaccharide synthase, which translates to MKIFISAGEPSGDLHAANLIHALRERVPDAEFTGYGGPKMTEAGAKLKYPLVNLAVMWFLSVFQNIVTFVRLIVLADRCFRDERPDAVVLVDYPGLNWWIARRAKARGIPVFYFVPPQLWAWAGWRVKKVREFVDLVLCSLPFEPAWYAERGVKHAVHVGHPYFDELQDRDLDETFTTAQEAHGRPLLAILPGSRTLELKRNLPILVRAAAKLAAKRPDVRFAVACLHEKHRVLAEEIVAETLQGCSGLPSPDLEIYAARTPELIRVADVAWSVSGSVSLELMMEALPTVILYKVRPIDLVIARPFIKAKYITLVNLLADAELMPEYLTSQDVSDELVRHAERWLSDPEAMARATSALAALRYTAARPGATSRAADRILAWLRDPAEAVAPYRGPHASSRPISLESADVDDAKA; encoded by the coding sequence ATGAAGATTTTCATCTCGGCCGGGGAGCCCAGTGGCGACCTGCACGCCGCCAACCTGATCCACGCCCTCCGCGAACGGGTCCCCGACGCCGAGTTCACCGGCTACGGCGGCCCGAAGATGACCGAGGCGGGCGCGAAGCTGAAATACCCGCTGGTGAACCTGGCCGTCATGTGGTTCCTCAGCGTCTTCCAGAACATCGTCACGTTCGTCCGGCTGATCGTCCTGGCCGACCGCTGCTTCCGCGACGAGAGGCCCGACGCCGTCGTCCTCGTCGACTACCCGGGCCTCAACTGGTGGATCGCCCGCCGCGCCAAGGCTCGCGGGATCCCGGTCTTCTATTTCGTCCCTCCCCAGCTTTGGGCCTGGGCGGGATGGCGGGTGAAGAAGGTCCGTGAGTTCGTGGACCTTGTTCTCTGCAGCCTGCCGTTCGAGCCCGCCTGGTACGCCGAGCGCGGGGTCAAGCACGCCGTTCACGTCGGGCATCCTTATTTCGACGAGCTTCAGGACCGCGACCTCGACGAGACGTTCACGACCGCCCAGGAGGCCCATGGCCGTCCCTTGCTGGCGATCCTTCCCGGCTCGAGGACGCTCGAGCTGAAGCGCAACCTGCCGATCCTGGTTCGCGCCGCCGCCAAGCTCGCGGCGAAGCGACCCGACGTCCGGTTCGCCGTCGCCTGCCTGCACGAGAAGCACCGCGTTCTGGCCGAGGAGATCGTGGCCGAGACTCTCCAGGGATGCTCTGGGCTCCCCTCGCCGGATCTGGAAATCTACGCCGCGCGGACGCCCGAATTGATCCGCGTCGCCGACGTCGCCTGGTCGGTTTCCGGCTCGGTCAGCCTGGAGTTGATGATGGAGGCGCTGCCGACCGTCATCCTGTACAAGGTGCGGCCGATCGACCTGGTCATCGCGCGGCCGTTTATCAAGGCGAAATACATCACGCTGGTCAACCTGCTGGCCGACGCCGAACTGATGCCCGAATACCTGACGAGTCAGGACGTCTCCGACGAACTCGTCCGACATGCGGAACGTTGGCTGAGCGATCCCGAGGCGATGGCCCGCGCCACCTCGGCGCTGGCCGCCCTGAGATACACGGCCGCTCGGCCCGGCGCGACCTCACGCGCCGCCGATCGGATCCTCGCCTGGCTCCGCGACCCGGCTGAGGCCGTGGCGCCTTATCGCGGGCCGCACGCCTCCTCCCGGCCGATCAGCCTGGAGTCGGCCGACGTGGACGACGCCAAGGCCTGA
- a CDS encoding metal-sulfur cluster assembly factor: protein MIDHDALVQALKTVVDPELNVNVVDLGLVYSVQTEEDQVAVEMTLTSPACPMGPEILRNAVAALEKVEGVSKVDVKLVMSPPWTPDRMSDEARDELGMF, encoded by the coding sequence ATGATCGACCACGACGCGCTCGTCCAGGCCCTCAAAACCGTCGTCGACCCGGAACTGAACGTCAACGTCGTCGACCTGGGTCTGGTCTATTCGGTTCAAACCGAGGAGGACCAGGTGGCCGTCGAGATGACGTTGACCTCCCCCGCCTGCCCGATGGGCCCGGAGATCCTCCGCAACGCCGTGGCCGCTCTGGAGAAGGTGGAAGGGGTGTCCAAGGTTGACGTCAAGCTCGTGATGTCGCCGCCATGGACCCCTGATCGCATGTCTGACGAGGCCCGCGACGAACTCGGAATGTTCTAA
- a CDS encoding AAA-type ATPase lid domain-containing protein codes for MPSPRPSSLRPEQVWRSARDPLFWLDPDLRIAWVNPAFEELTGMAADVLVGVECLGHGSTGAGDAVDFAAGLSPPPEALAGRAATTTTMFVRPDGVRLRRRLAFLPFLDAQGFLLGMLGRVLDAEDPEPPDAPISEGHRLRVRLMDVRASLADRFGFDAMVGTGPAHRRLMEQIRVAAAVRRPVLFVGEPGTGKRHAARAVHQLAVGGLTGPSLRAFDCAALPPEVLDRELFATAVEGEAEPVAPPRLAAADGSSLLIGDLAAMPRDLQAKLARALEAGDHRVRILAVTTAEPEAAVLAETLHRDLFLALSVMTIRLSPLRDRRDEIPLLAQHFLERLNLRGGVQRSGFTSAAESTLTAYHWPGNLRELARVVEHAHGQGVGTLVDEKDLPADVRGNLADPYPPPRPAPPRPLDEILTDVERRLIENALVRARRNKSRAAEILGVSRPRLYRRLKELGFPDVDEE; via the coding sequence ATGCCGTCGCCTCGCCCCTCCTCGCTTCGGCCGGAGCAGGTCTGGCGGTCGGCACGCGATCCCCTCTTCTGGCTCGACCCGGACCTCCGCATCGCGTGGGTGAATCCGGCGTTCGAGGAACTGACCGGTATGGCCGCCGACGTCCTGGTCGGTGTCGAGTGTCTGGGCCACGGTTCGACGGGCGCGGGGGACGCCGTCGACTTCGCGGCCGGGCTCTCGCCGCCTCCCGAGGCGCTCGCCGGCCGCGCCGCGACGACCACGACGATGTTCGTCCGCCCCGACGGCGTCCGTCTCCGCCGTCGTTTGGCGTTTCTCCCGTTCCTCGACGCTCAGGGCTTCCTGCTGGGGATGTTGGGGAGAGTCCTCGACGCCGAGGATCCCGAGCCGCCGGACGCCCCGATTTCGGAGGGCCATCGGCTCCGCGTCCGATTGATGGACGTCCGGGCCTCGCTGGCCGACCGTTTCGGTTTTGATGCGATGGTGGGAACAGGTCCGGCGCATCGTCGTTTGATGGAGCAAATCCGAGTCGCCGCGGCCGTCCGTCGACCGGTCCTCTTCGTCGGCGAACCAGGAACCGGTAAACGACACGCCGCGCGAGCCGTGCATCAACTGGCCGTCGGTGGACTCACCGGCCCGTCGCTTCGGGCTTTCGACTGCGCCGCCCTCCCTCCCGAGGTTCTCGACCGGGAGTTGTTCGCGACGGCGGTCGAGGGGGAGGCCGAACCTGTCGCACCTCCTCGACTCGCCGCGGCCGACGGCTCCTCGCTGCTGATCGGCGACCTGGCCGCCATGCCCCGCGATCTTCAGGCGAAGCTCGCTCGGGCTCTGGAGGCGGGCGACCACCGCGTCCGAATCCTCGCGGTCACGACGGCCGAACCCGAAGCCGCGGTTCTCGCCGAGACCCTGCACCGAGACCTCTTCCTGGCTCTCTCGGTCATGACGATTCGCCTCTCTCCCCTGCGCGACCGCCGCGACGAGATCCCCCTGCTCGCTCAGCATTTTTTGGAACGCCTTAATCTGCGGGGCGGAGTCCAGCGATCCGGGTTCACGTCGGCGGCGGAATCGACCCTGACGGCCTATCACTGGCCGGGGAACTTGCGAGAACTGGCGAGGGTCGTCGAACACGCCCACGGCCAGGGCGTCGGGACGCTCGTCGACGAGAAGGACCTCCCGGCCGACGTCCGTGGAAACCTCGCCGACCCCTATCCCCCGCCCCGGCCGGCTCCGCCGAGGCCGCTCGACGAGATCCTCACCGACGTGGAGCGGAGGTTGATCGAGAACGCCCTGGTTCGGGCCCGTCGCAACAAGTCTCGCGCCGCCGAGATCCTGGGCGTTTCGCGGCCTCGTCTGTATCGCCGTCTCAAGGAACTGGGGTTTCCGGACGTCGACGAGGAATGA
- the sufB gene encoding Fe-S cluster assembly protein SufB: MSTDLNQQVAGIKEEYKYGFRDSDANYAFKSGKGLTKHIVEQISEMKNEPAWMRDFRLKGLETFFQKPTPLWGGDLSELNYDDIRYFMKAADRQGRSWDDVPAEIKNTFEKLGIPEAERKFLAGVGAQYESEVVYHSLREDLQKKGVIFVDTDTAVREYPDIVREYIGTIIPIADNKFAALNSAVWSGGSFVYIPAGVKVDVPLQAYFRINAENMGQFERTLIIVEEGAQVHYVEGCTAPMYSSESLHSAVVEIVVKKGGRCRYTTIQNWANNIYNLVTKRAVAHEDALMEWVDGNLGSKLTMKYPAVYMVGKGARGEILSIAFAGAGQHQDAGGKVVHAAPYTSSRIISKSISKNGGRASYRGLLKVTDGAKGSKSNVVCDALILDPSSRSDTYPYIEIDEDDVKIGHEASVSKIGEEQLFYLMSRGLSEAEASTLIVSGFIEPLVKELPMEYAVEMNKLIQLQMEGSVG, from the coding sequence ATGTCGACCGATCTGAACCAGCAGGTGGCGGGGATCAAGGAGGAGTACAAGTACGGCTTCCGCGACTCCGACGCCAATTACGCCTTCAAGAGCGGCAAGGGGCTCACGAAGCACATCGTCGAGCAGATCTCCGAGATGAAGAACGAGCCCGCCTGGATGCGGGACTTCCGCCTCAAGGGCCTGGAGACCTTCTTCCAGAAGCCCACCCCGCTCTGGGGCGGCGACCTCTCGGAGCTGAACTACGACGACATCCGCTACTTCATGAAGGCCGCCGACCGCCAAGGGCGGAGCTGGGACGACGTCCCGGCCGAGATCAAGAACACCTTCGAGAAGCTGGGCATCCCCGAAGCCGAGCGCAAGTTCCTCGCCGGCGTCGGCGCTCAGTATGAGTCGGAGGTCGTCTACCACAGCCTTCGCGAAGACCTTCAGAAGAAGGGCGTGATCTTCGTCGACACCGACACGGCCGTCCGCGAATACCCCGACATCGTCCGCGAGTACATCGGCACGATCATCCCGATCGCCGACAACAAGTTCGCGGCGCTGAACTCGGCGGTCTGGAGCGGCGGCTCGTTCGTCTACATCCCGGCCGGCGTGAAGGTCGACGTCCCGCTCCAGGCGTACTTCCGCATCAACGCCGAGAACATGGGCCAGTTCGAGCGGACCCTCATCATCGTCGAGGAAGGCGCTCAGGTCCATTACGTCGAGGGCTGCACGGCCCCGATGTACTCGTCGGAGAGCCTGCACTCGGCCGTGGTCGAGATCGTCGTCAAGAAGGGCGGGCGCTGCCGCTACACGACGATCCAGAACTGGGCCAACAACATCTACAACCTCGTCACCAAGCGGGCCGTGGCCCACGAAGACGCGCTCATGGAGTGGGTCGACGGCAACCTCGGCAGCAAGCTGACGATGAAGTATCCGGCCGTCTACATGGTCGGCAAGGGCGCCCGCGGCGAGATCCTCTCGATCGCCTTCGCCGGCGCCGGCCAGCACCAGGACGCCGGCGGCAAGGTCGTCCACGCCGCCCCTTACACCAGCTCGCGGATCATCTCCAAGAGCATCAGCAAGAACGGCGGCCGGGCCAGCTACCGCGGCCTCCTGAAGGTGACCGACGGCGCCAAGGGGTCGAAGTCGAACGTCGTCTGCGACGCCCTGATCCTCGACCCGTCCAGCCGGTCCGACACGTATCCGTACATCGAGATCGACGAGGATGACGTCAAGATCGGCCACGAGGCGAGCGTCTCCAAGATCGGCGAGGAGCAGCTCTTCTACCTGATGAGCCGCGGCCTTTCCGAAGCTGAGGCGAGCACCCTCATCGTCAGCGGCTTCATCGAGCCCCTCGTCAAGGAGCTGCCGATGGAGTACGCCGTCGAGATGAACAAGCTCATCCAGCTCCAGATGGAGGGCTCCGTCGGCTGA